A region of Jannaschia sp. W003 DNA encodes the following proteins:
- the dnaA gene encoding chromosomal replication initiator protein DnaA yields MSSETWNRVQREIETSVGANNYAAWIRPLRFERCEDRTLQLASPTDFIGRWVQQHFADAILRHASEAGIDAARLVCTAAPRAAASDASRVPSSAAAPAPRVRSEDGLDPRFTFDAFVVGKSNEMAHAAARRVASGGPVTFNPLFLHSGVGLGKTHLMQAIAWELKETRPEARVMYLSAEQFMYRFVQSLRDHTTMSFKALFRSVDVLLVDDVQFIAGKESTQEEFFHTFNALVDQGKQVVLSADRSPAEIGDIEERISSRLQSGLVIDLHPADYELRLGILQHRYALHRAEQPDFGIADGVMEFLASRISTSIRVLEGAMTRLFHYWGLVRREIRVEQIPDVLADLLRASERKLTIDEIMKRTCEHYNLRMSDMVSARRSRSVARPRQMAMYLAKKLTPRSYPEIGRKFGGKDHTTVLYAVRKIESLMQTDPQLAEDAQMLQRRLEG; encoded by the coding sequence ATGAGCAGCGAGACATGGAACCGCGTCCAGCGGGAGATCGAGACGTCGGTGGGGGCGAACAACTACGCCGCCTGGATCCGGCCCCTGCGCTTCGAGCGCTGCGAGGATCGCACGCTGCAGCTCGCCTCGCCGACCGACTTCATCGGGCGCTGGGTGCAGCAGCACTTCGCCGACGCCATCCTGCGCCACGCCTCGGAGGCGGGCATCGACGCGGCCCGCCTCGTGTGCACCGCCGCGCCCCGCGCCGCCGCCTCCGATGCCTCGCGCGTCCCCTCCTCCGCCGCGGCCCCCGCCCCCCGGGTCCGCAGCGAGGACGGGCTCGATCCGCGCTTCACCTTCGACGCCTTCGTGGTCGGCAAGTCCAACGAGATGGCCCACGCCGCCGCGCGCCGCGTGGCCTCGGGCGGGCCCGTGACCTTCAACCCGCTGTTCCTCCACTCGGGCGTGGGTCTGGGCAAGACGCACCTGATGCAGGCCATCGCGTGGGAGCTGAAGGAGACGCGGCCCGAGGCGCGGGTCATGTACCTCTCGGCCGAGCAGTTCATGTACCGCTTCGTGCAATCCTTGCGCGATCACACCACCATGAGCTTCAAGGCGCTGTTCCGCTCCGTGGACGTGCTCCTGGTCGACGACGTGCAGTTCATCGCCGGCAAGGAGAGCACCCAGGAGGAGTTCTTCCACACGTTCAACGCGCTGGTGGACCAGGGCAAGCAGGTGGTGCTGTCCGCGGACCGCTCGCCCGCCGAGATCGGCGACATCGAGGAGCGCATCTCCTCGCGCCTCCAGTCGGGGCTGGTGATCGACCTCCATCCCGCCGACTACGAGCTGCGCCTGGGCATCCTGCAGCACCGCTACGCGCTGCACCGCGCCGAGCAGCCCGACTTCGGCATCGCCGACGGCGTGATGGAGTTCCTGGCCTCGCGCATCTCCACCTCGATCCGGGTGCTGGAAGGGGCGATGACGCGGCTGTTCCACTACTGGGGCCTCGTGCGCCGCGAGATCCGCGTCGAGCAGATCCCGGACGTGCTGGCGGACCTCCTGCGCGCCTCGGAGCGCAAGCTGACCATCGACGAGATCATGAAGCGCACCTGCGAGCACTACAACCTGCGGATGTCGGACATGGTCTCGGCGCGGCGATCCCGCTCGGTGGCGCGGCCCCGGCAGATGGCGATGTATCTCGCCAAGAAGCTGACCCCCCGCTCCTACCCCGAGATCGGCCGCAAGTTCGGCGGCAAGGACCACACCACGGTGCTCTACGCGGTGCGCAAGATCGAGTCGCTGATGCAGACCGATCCGCAGCTCGCCGAGGACGCGCAGATGCTGCAGAGGCGGTTGGAGGGCTAG
- the dnaN gene encoding DNA polymerase III subunit beta: protein MKFSIERAALLKAVSQAQSVVERRNTIPILANILVEAEGDAVRFKATDLDIEVIDSAPAKVDRAGGTTVSAMLLHEIVRKLPDGALVAVDEDAGQGRISITAGRSHFQLATLPKDDFPVMASTDYAAEFRCEAKVLRRLFDKTRFAISTEETRYYLNGVYLHVAEGDAGRVLRAVATDGHRLARVDAPLPEGAEGMPGVIVPRKTVGELKKLLDDDEAEIGVAVSETKVRFAAPDITLTSKVIDGTFPDYARVIPSNNPRTLEVDAKDFARAVDRVATVSSERSRAVKLSLDEDRLVLSVNAPDSGNAEEELAVAYADEKLEIGFNAKYLQEIAAQVDRENAVFRFNDAGDPTLMQEGDDTSAIYVVMPMRV, encoded by the coding sequence ATGAAGTTCTCCATCGAGCGCGCCGCGCTGCTCAAGGCGGTGTCCCAGGCGCAGTCGGTCGTCGAGCGGCGCAACACCATCCCGATCCTCGCCAACATCCTCGTCGAGGCCGAGGGCGACGCGGTGCGCTTCAAGGCCACCGACCTCGACATCGAGGTGATCGACAGCGCGCCCGCCAAGGTGGACCGCGCGGGCGGCACCACCGTCTCGGCCATGCTGCTCCACGAGATCGTCCGCAAGCTGCCCGACGGCGCGCTCGTGGCCGTGGACGAGGACGCGGGCCAGGGCCGCATCTCCATCACCGCGGGGCGCTCGCACTTCCAGCTCGCCACGCTGCCGAAGGACGACTTCCCCGTCATGGCGTCCACGGACTACGCCGCCGAGTTCCGCTGCGAGGCCAAGGTGCTGCGGCGCCTGTTCGACAAGACCCGCTTCGCGATCTCCACCGAGGAGACGCGCTACTACCTCAACGGCGTCTACCTCCACGTGGCCGAGGGCGACGCGGGGCGCGTGCTGCGCGCGGTCGCCACCGACGGCCACCGGCTGGCCCGCGTCGACGCCCCCCTGCCCGAGGGCGCCGAGGGGATGCCCGGCGTGATCGTGCCGCGCAAGACGGTGGGCGAGCTCAAGAAGCTGCTCGACGACGACGAGGCCGAGATCGGCGTCGCGGTCTCCGAGACCAAGGTGCGCTTCGCCGCGCCCGACATCACGCTGACTTCCAAGGTCATCGACGGCACCTTCCCGGACTACGCCCGCGTGATCCCCTCGAACAACCCGCGCACGCTGGAGGTGGACGCTAAGGACTTCGCGCGCGCCGTGGACCGGGTGGCGACCGTCTCGTCGGAACGCTCACGCGCTGTGAAGCTGAGCCTCGACGAGGACCGTCTGGTGCTGTCGGTGAACGCCCCCGACTCGGGCAACGCCGAGGAGGAGCTGGCCGTGGCCTACGCCGACGAGAAGCTGGAGATCGGCTTCAACGCCAAGTACCTCCAGGAGATCGCCGCGCAGGTGGACCGCGAGAACGCGGTGTTCCGCTTCAACGACGCGGGCGACCCCACGCTCATGCAGGAAGGCGACGACACCTCGGCCATCTACGTCGTGATGCCGATGCGCGTCTGA
- the recF gene encoding DNA replication/repair protein RecF (All proteins in this family for which functions are known are DNA-binding proteins that assist the filamentation of RecA onto DNA for the initiation of recombination or recombinational repair.): MTRLPRVAALSLSHFRSHRRTRLRFPAGAGGGVVAVYGPNGAGKTNLLEAISLLSPGRGMRRAGAEEIVRRPEAVGWRVHAEVIAEDAHEIELRAEPGEPRATRIDGKAAPQAALARLLRVLWLTPAMDRLWTEGAEGRRRFLDRVTLSFFPAHADGALAYEKAMRDRNRLLRDGVRDAHWFEALELQMARSGAEIMERRRAALMRLVAAQDPDGPFPAADLALAAPEAAPEDADGLAGALAESRPRDMAAGRTLVGPHRIDLEGSYAAKGIEARLCSTGEQKALLISLVLANARALAEGAGAPVLLLDEVAAHLDEGRRAALYAELERLGAQAFLTGTGAELFAGLDAQRLLVTEQGGESRVEDA; this comes from the coding sequence CTGACGCGCTTGCCGCGCGTCGCCGCCCTCTCGCTCTCGCACTTCCGCTCGCACCGGCGTACGCGGCTGCGCTTCCCTGCGGGCGCCGGCGGCGGCGTGGTCGCCGTCTACGGCCCCAACGGCGCGGGCAAGACCAACCTCTTGGAGGCCATCTCGCTGCTGTCGCCCGGCCGGGGCATGCGCCGCGCGGGCGCCGAGGAGATCGTGCGCCGCCCCGAGGCCGTGGGCTGGCGCGTCCATGCCGAGGTGATCGCCGAGGACGCCCACGAGATCGAGCTACGGGCCGAGCCGGGCGAGCCGCGCGCGACCCGCATCGACGGCAAGGCGGCACCGCAGGCCGCGCTCGCCCGGCTCCTGCGGGTGCTGTGGCTGACGCCCGCGATGGACCGGCTCTGGACCGAGGGCGCCGAGGGGCGCCGCCGCTTCCTGGACCGCGTGACCTTGAGCTTCTTTCCCGCCCATGCCGACGGCGCGCTCGCCTACGAGAAGGCCATGCGCGACCGCAACCGCCTCCTGCGTGACGGGGTGCGCGACGCCCACTGGTTCGAGGCGCTGGAGCTGCAGATGGCCCGCTCGGGGGCCGAAATCATGGAGCGGCGGCGCGCGGCCCTCATGCGCCTCGTGGCGGCGCAGGACCCGGACGGCCCCTTTCCGGCCGCGGACCTCGCCCTCGCCGCGCCCGAGGCGGCGCCCGAGGATGCGGACGGCCTGGCCGGCGCGCTGGCCGAGTCCCGCCCCCGCGACATGGCCGCCGGGCGCACGCTGGTGGGGCCGCACCGCATCGACCTGGAGGGCAGCTACGCCGCCAAGGGCATCGAGGCGCGCCTGTGCTCCACCGGCGAGCAGAAGGCGCTGCTGATCTCGCTGGTGCTCGCCAACGCCCGCGCGCTGGCCGAGGGCGCGGGCGCCCCGGTGCTCCTGCTCGACGAGGTGGCGGCCCATCTGGACGAGGGCCGCCGCGCCGCGCTCTACGCGGAGCTGGAGCGGCTGGGCGCGCAGGCCTTCCTGACGGGCACCGGGGCCGAGCTGTTCGCCGGTCTCGACGCCCAGCGCCTGCTGGTGACGGAACAGGGCGGCGAGAGCCGCGTGGAGGACGCATGA
- a CDS encoding VOC family protein, giving the protein MNRITLVTLGVADLEAARAFYGRLGWRECESHPGVAFFDCGGWRMGLFALDALAEELGRPRESLGTGASTLAVNFPTPEETDRAFAEALAAGAAEVRAPRAMDWGGHSGTWADPDGHLWEYACNPFWPMDADGRLKGA; this is encoded by the coding sequence ATGAACCGGATCACCCTCGTCACCCTCGGGGTGGCCGACCTAGAGGCCGCGCGCGCCTTCTACGGACGGCTCGGCTGGCGCGAGTGCGAGAGCCATCCCGGCGTCGCGTTCTTCGACTGCGGCGGCTGGCGCATGGGCCTCTTCGCGCTCGATGCGTTGGCCGAGGAACTGGGCCGCCCCCGCGAGAGCCTCGGCACCGGGGCCTCGACGCTGGCCGTCAACTTCCCCACCCCCGAGGAGACCGACCGCGCCTTCGCGGAGGCCCTCGCTGCCGGGGCCGCAGAGGTCCGCGCCCCGCGCGCGATGGACTGGGGCGGCCATTCCGGCACTTGGGCGGACCCGGACGGGCACCTGTGGGAGTACGCCTGCAACCCCTTCTGGCCGATGGACGCGGACGGGCGCCTGAAAGGCGCTTGA
- the gyrB gene encoding DNA topoisomerase (ATP-hydrolyzing) subunit B, producing MTETTPAPEEYGADSIKVLKGLEAVRKRPGMYIGDTDDGSGLHHMVYEVVDNGIDEALAGHATAVTVKIHADSSVSVHDNGRGIPVGIHEEEGVSAAEVIMTQLHAGGKFDQNSYKVSGGLHGVGVSVVNALSDWLELRVWRDGKEHVARFERGDTVEHLRVVGDAGGRTGTEVRFMASTTTFSNLEYSFKTLEHRLRELAFLNSGVRIVLEDARPAEPLRTELFYEGGVREFVRYLDRSKTAVMDSPIYMEGERDGIGVEVAMWWNDSYHENVLPFTNNIPQRDGGTHLAGLRGALTRTITRYAQDSGIAKREKISFTGDDAREGLTCVLSVKVPDPKFSSQTKDKLVSSEVRPAVENLVNEKLGEWFEENPQQARQIVGKIVEAALAREAARKARELTRKKSTNDVASLPGKLAECQEKDPAKRELFLVEGDSAGGSAKQGRSRANQAVLPLRGKILNVERARFDRMLGSQEIGTLITAMGTGIGRDEFNLDKLRYHKIIIMTDADVDGAHIRTLLLTFFYRQMPEIIEAGHLYIAQPPLYKVMRGKSEVYLKDQTALEDYLVQQGTDGAVLRLKNGEEIAGLDLDRVVQAARLFRRILEAFPTHYPRHILEQAALAGGFEPDRHGDLQATAHRVAERLDQVAAEYERGWQGRITQDHGLRLARVLRGVEEVRTLDGAVLRSGEARRLNAVSEETQDVYTDPATLVRKDREIEVHGPIDLLDAILKEGEKGLTLQRYKGLGEMNPGQLWETTLDPEARTLLQVEVDDVTEADDVFTKLMGDLVEPRRAFIQDNALNVENLTV from the coding sequence ATGACCGAGACCACCCCCGCGCCCGAGGAGTACGGCGCCGATTCCATCAAGGTCCTCAAGGGCCTGGAGGCCGTGCGCAAGCGCCCCGGCATGTACATCGGCGACACCGACGACGGCTCGGGCCTTCACCACATGGTCTACGAGGTGGTCGACAACGGCATCGACGAGGCGCTGGCCGGCCACGCCACCGCCGTGACGGTCAAGATCCACGCCGATTCCAGCGTCTCGGTGCACGACAACGGGCGCGGAATCCCCGTGGGCATCCACGAGGAGGAGGGCGTGTCCGCCGCCGAGGTCATCATGACCCAGCTCCATGCGGGCGGTAAGTTCGACCAGAACAGCTACAAGGTGTCGGGCGGCCTGCACGGCGTCGGCGTCTCGGTGGTCAACGCCCTGTCGGACTGGCTGGAGCTGCGCGTCTGGCGCGACGGCAAGGAGCACGTCGCCCGCTTCGAGCGCGGCGACACGGTGGAGCACCTGCGCGTCGTCGGCGACGCCGGGGGGCGCACCGGCACCGAGGTCCGCTTCATGGCCTCCACCACCACGTTCTCGAACCTCGAGTACTCGTTCAAGACCCTGGAGCACCGCCTGCGCGAGCTGGCGTTCCTGAACTCGGGCGTGCGCATCGTTCTGGAGGACGCGCGCCCGGCCGAGCCGCTGCGCACCGAGCTGTTCTACGAGGGCGGCGTGCGCGAGTTCGTGCGCTACCTCGACCGCTCCAAGACCGCCGTGATGGACAGCCCCATCTACATGGAAGGGGAGCGCGACGGCATCGGCGTCGAGGTCGCCATGTGGTGGAACGACAGCTACCACGAGAACGTCCTGCCGTTCACCAACAACATCCCCCAGCGCGACGGCGGCACCCACCTCGCCGGCCTGCGCGGCGCGCTGACCCGCACCATCACCCGCTACGCGCAGGATTCAGGCATCGCCAAGCGCGAGAAGATCTCGTTCACCGGCGACGACGCCCGCGAGGGCCTCACTTGCGTGCTCTCGGTGAAGGTGCCCGACCCGAAGTTCTCCTCCCAGACCAAGGACAAGCTCGTCTCCTCCGAGGTGCGCCCCGCGGTCGAGAACCTCGTGAACGAGAAGCTCGGCGAGTGGTTCGAGGAGAACCCCCAGCAGGCCCGCCAGATCGTCGGCAAGATCGTGGAGGCCGCGCTCGCCCGCGAGGCGGCGCGCAAGGCGCGCGAGCTGACGCGCAAGAAGTCCACCAACGACGTGGCGAGCCTGCCCGGCAAGCTGGCCGAGTGCCAGGAGAAGGACCCCGCCAAGCGCGAGCTGTTCCTGGTCGAGGGCGACTCGGCGGGCGGATCGGCCAAGCAGGGCCGCTCCCGCGCCAACCAAGCCGTGCTGCCCCTGCGCGGCAAGATCCTGAACGTGGAGCGCGCGCGCTTCGACCGGATGCTCGGCTCCCAGGAGATCGGCACGCTGATCACCGCCATGGGCACCGGCATCGGCCGAGACGAGTTCAACCTCGACAAGCTGCGCTACCACAAGATCATCATCATGACCGACGCGGATGTGGACGGCGCGCACATCCGCACGCTCTTGCTCACGTTCTTCTACCGGCAGATGCCCGAGATCATCGAGGCGGGACACCTCTACATCGCCCAGCCGCCGCTCTACAAAGTGATGCGCGGCAAGTCCGAGGTCTACCTCAAGGATCAGACCGCGCTCGAGGACTACCTCGTGCAGCAGGGCACCGACGGCGCGGTGCTGCGGCTGAAGAATGGCGAGGAGATCGCGGGCCTCGACCTCGATCGCGTGGTGCAGGCCGCGCGCCTGTTCCGCCGCATCCTCGAGGCCTTCCCCACCCACTACCCGCGCCACATCCTGGAGCAGGCCGCCTTGGCGGGCGGCTTCGAGCCCGACCGCCACGGCGACCTGCAGGCCACCGCCCACCGCGTGGCCGAGCGGCTCGACCAGGTGGCCGCCGAGTACGAGCGCGGCTGGCAGGGGCGCATCACCCAGGACCACGGCCTGCGCCTCGCCCGCGTGCTGCGCGGCGTGGAGGAGGTCCGTACCCTCGACGGCGCCGTCCTGCGCTCGGGAGAGGCCCGGCGCCTCAACGCCGTCAGCGAGGAGACGCAGGACGTCTACACCGACCCCGCCACGCTGGTGCGCAAGGACCGCGAGATCGAGGTGCACGGGCCGATCGACCTTCTGGACGCCATCCTGAAGGAGGGCGAGAAAGGCCTGACGCTCCAGCGCTACAAGGGCCTCGGCGAGATGAACCCCGGCCAACTCTGGGAGACGACGCTCGACCCCGAGGCGCGCACGCTCTTGCAGGTCGAGGTCGACGACGTGACCGAGGCCGACGACGTGTTCACGAAGCTCATGGGCGATCTGGTGGAGCCGCGCCGCGCGTTCATCCAGGACAACGCCCTGAACGTCGAGAACCTGACGGTCTGA
- a CDS encoding multicopper oxidase family protein has product MILKPTRRAVLAAGAAAALVRPAAARAGPTEITARGGRAQLLPAGHPETPVWGYDGTVPGPEIRVAQGARVERRLRNALDVPTATHWHGIRLPNAMDGVPGLTQDAVAPGETFDYAFAVPDAGTYWYHAHRDSTEQVGRGLRGPLVIEEREGAPEVDAEHVLMLEDWRLGPDGMHQGAFGMPHDDSHGGRIGNVVTTNGAVEPALPPAAPGARLRLRIVNAANARVFTLGLEGLEGWTVALDGMPLEAPEPIRGPLVLGPAQRADLVVDVTAEAGAEAFLVHLERDGGYVQASIPVAGAVQARRPVPAPLPPNPAPRPAMTDARPLGLVLAGGAMGGMRGASVGSERMDARTLAGRGLFWSLGGHAGPPDAPLAELARGETVRMVLRNETAWPHAMHLHGHHFAELGPDGRPGALRDTTLVAPRATAEIAFAADNPGDWLVHCHMLGHAASGMTTWLRVA; this is encoded by the coding sequence ATGATCCTGAAGCCGACACGCCGCGCCGTCCTCGCCGCGGGCGCCGCCGCCGCCCTCGTGCGTCCCGCCGCTGCCCGCGCTGGCCCGACCGAGATCACCGCCCGCGGGGGCCGCGCGCAGCTCCTGCCCGCGGGCCATCCCGAGACCCCCGTCTGGGGCTACGACGGCACCGTTCCCGGCCCAGAAATCCGCGTGGCGCAGGGCGCGCGCGTCGAGCGTCGGCTGCGCAACGCGCTCGATGTGCCCACCGCGACGCACTGGCACGGCATCCGCCTTCCTAACGCGATGGACGGCGTGCCGGGGCTGACGCAGGACGCCGTCGCGCCCGGGGAGACCTTTGACTACGCCTTCGCGGTGCCCGACGCGGGCACCTACTGGTACCACGCCCACCGCGACAGCACGGAGCAGGTCGGGCGCGGCCTGCGTGGCCCCCTGGTGATCGAGGAGCGCGAGGGCGCCCCCGAGGTCGACGCCGAGCATGTGCTGATGCTGGAGGACTGGCGCCTCGGCCCGGACGGCATGCATCAGGGGGCGTTCGGCATGCCCCACGACGACTCCCACGGCGGGCGCATCGGCAACGTGGTGACCACCAATGGCGCGGTGGAGCCGGCCCTGCCCCCCGCCGCCCCGGGCGCGCGGCTGCGGCTGCGGATCGTGAACGCCGCCAACGCGCGCGTCTTCACGCTGGGGCTGGAGGGGCTGGAGGGCTGGACCGTGGCGCTCGACGGCATGCCGCTGGAAGCGCCCGAGCCGATCCGCGGCCCGCTCGTCCTCGGCCCGGCCCAGCGCGCCGATCTCGTGGTGGACGTGACCGCCGAGGCGGGCGCCGAGGCGTTCCTCGTGCACCTGGAGCGGGACGGCGGCTACGTGCAGGCGTCGATCCCCGTCGCGGGCGCGGTGCAGGCCCGCCGTCCGGTGCCCGCCCCCCTGCCCCCGAACCCGGCGCCGCGGCCCGCGATGACGGACGCGCGGCCCCTCGGCCTCGTGCTGGCGGGCGGCGCCATGGGCGGGATGCGCGGGGCCTCGGTGGGCTCGGAGCGGATGGACGCCCGCACGCTCGCGGGGCGCGGCCTGTTCTGGTCGCTCGGCGGTCACGCCGGCCCCCCGGACGCGCCGCTGGCCGAGCTGGCGCGAGGCGAGACGGTGCGGATGGTGCTCCGCAACGAGACCGCGTGGCCTCACGCGATGCACCTGCATGGCCACCACTTCGCGGAACTGGGACCCGACGGCAGGCCCGGCGCGCTGCGGGACACCACGCTCGTTGCCCCGCGCGCCACCGCCGAGATCGCCTTCGCCGCCGACAACCCCGGCGACTGGCTGGTGCACTGTCACATGCTGGGCCACGCCGCCTCGGGCAT